In the Flavobacterium sp. J372 genome, one interval contains:
- a CDS encoding glycosyltransferase family 9 protein: MYLYTYRWLQLRLKPYDLVINIDPGSSSGRMATAFARGRFRINGNLPEQEAAHLPDYGHLAKKPVYNLRYFLSTTQHQAVTRYPVPMPDILLTGTELNQASETVRKLARGNAKVIALFTHATDTKKLSATFWERIYRRIQTEFPEHAVIEALPVENVSQLGFKAPCYYTAQVRELASVIANCHLFIGADSGIMHLASASGIPVIGLFNVTNPKKYAPYGNGSLAFDTNKNDEDVLFQAISDLLTKDVQDYRHK, from the coding sequence TTGTACCTGTATACGTATCGCTGGCTGCAGTTGCGATTGAAACCCTACGATCTGGTCATCAACATCGATCCCGGCTCTTCATCGGGCAGGATGGCGACAGCATTTGCAAGGGGGCGTTTCCGGATCAACGGCAACCTGCCGGAGCAAGAGGCTGCCCATCTCCCGGATTATGGGCATCTGGCGAAAAAGCCGGTATATAATCTAAGGTATTTCCTGTCTACAACGCAACATCAAGCGGTAACCCGGTATCCGGTACCGATGCCTGATATCCTGCTAACCGGAACAGAATTAAATCAGGCCAGTGAAACCGTGAGAAAACTGGCCAGGGGCAATGCAAAGGTCATTGCGCTGTTCACGCACGCCACAGACACAAAGAAACTCAGCGCCACATTCTGGGAGCGCATCTACAGGCGCATCCAGACTGAATTCCCCGAGCATGCGGTAATTGAGGCCCTGCCTGTAGAGAATGTTTCGCAGCTCGGCTTCAAAGCACCCTGCTATTATACCGCCCAGGTGCGGGAATTAGCCTCGGTAATCGCCAACTGCCACCTTTTCATAGGTGCCGACAGTGGGATCATGCACCTGGCATCGGCATCAGGAATCCCTGTCATCGGGCTGTTCAATGTTACGAACCCGAAGAAATATGCGCCCTACGGCAATGGCAGCCTTGCTTTCGATACAAATAAGAACGATGAAGACGTCTTATTTCAGGCTATTTCAGACCTGTTGACAAAGGATGTACAGGACTATCGCCATAAATAA
- a CDS encoding metalloregulator ArsR/SmtB family transcription factor, protein MNKREFKDAVYQELAKISKALANPHRLEIVDLLAQGPFSVEVIADYTGMSVANASQHLQVLKKAQLVETSKDGNFIFYHLRNEKVFAAWRSLRELGMENNTEIEGLVKDFRSNFHNLAPISAEDLLEKIGKNQVLVLDVRPEAEFNRGHIHSALSMPYDKIIKRIRELSKESEIIAYCRGPFCIYADQAVKILTEYGYKANRLSEGFPDWMSKGYPVEKAV, encoded by the coding sequence ATGAATAAGAGAGAATTTAAGGATGCAGTATATCAGGAGTTAGCTAAGATTTCCAAAGCCCTTGCCAACCCGCATCGTTTGGAGATAGTCGATCTTTTGGCTCAGGGCCCATTTTCCGTTGAGGTCATTGCAGACTATACCGGCATGAGCGTTGCCAATGCCTCGCAGCATCTGCAGGTGCTTAAAAAGGCACAGCTGGTCGAAACCAGCAAGGACGGAAATTTTATCTTTTACCACCTGCGTAATGAAAAGGTCTTTGCAGCCTGGCGCTCGCTTAGGGAGTTAGGTATGGAAAACAACACGGAAATTGAAGGATTGGTAAAAGATTTCAGGTCGAACTTTCACAATCTTGCACCAATATCTGCCGAAGATTTGCTTGAAAAAATTGGTAAAAATCAAGTTTTGGTGCTGGATGTACGCCCGGAAGCTGAATTTAATCGTGGGCATATCCATTCCGCGCTTTCGATGCCTTACGATAAAATAATTAAGCGTATCAGGGAGTTGTCTAAAGAAAGTGAAATTATAGCCTATTGCCGTGGACCGTTTTGCATATATGCCGATCAGGCTGTTAAAATACTTACGGAGTATGGATATAAGGCCAACAGGCTTTCTGAGGGCTTTCCTGACTGGATGTCTAAAGGTTATCCCGTGGAGAAGGCTGTTTAG
- a CDS encoding single-stranded DNA-binding protein — MEITGRLTGDAVVRSLSEDRKVVNFSVAVNDSYKTKNGERVTQTEFFDCSYWLGTGIAPYLTKGKIVELSGRVSVRAWIDGGGQAKAGLNFHTAKITLHGGGQAVANEGTGKPQEAKAAAMEVNAEVVQGKEEEHDDLPF, encoded by the coding sequence ATGGAGATTACAGGAAGGTTGACAGGGGATGCGGTAGTGCGCAGCCTGTCAGAAGACAGGAAAGTAGTGAACTTTTCGGTGGCGGTCAACGACAGCTACAAGACAAAGAACGGCGAGCGGGTTACGCAGACCGAGTTTTTCGATTGCTCGTACTGGTTGGGCACAGGGATAGCCCCGTACCTGACCAAGGGCAAGATTGTGGAACTCTCGGGGCGTGTGAGCGTACGGGCATGGATTGACGGGGGCGGTCAGGCTAAGGCAGGGCTGAACTTCCACACAGCGAAGATAACGCTGCACGGCGGTGGGCAGGCTGTCGCAAATGAAGGCACGGGAAAACCACAGGAAGCGAAAGCGGCGGCGATGGAAGTGAATGCCGAAGTGGTACAGGGCAAGGAAGAGGAACACGATGACCTGCCTTTCTGA
- a CDS encoding DUF932 domain-containing protein has protein sequence MAHNLNFNERTQEYSFFSVKQPAWHSLGQVVQDYPTSREAIAFAGLDYQVVKAPLFAKTAEAGVDFAVPDQYATLRTDTNAVFGVVGKDYQIVQNSDAFAFFDAIVGGGDGILYETAGAIGQGERIFITAKLPGYIRVGNGDDVTEKYIFLTTSHDGSGSITAAFTPIRIVCQNTLNAAMRSMSNVVRIRHTAGAKERLEQAHRVMGLADTLGVQLENVFNQWAKVRIEDKEVKKLIQLALCPNTETYNLLKKGAEAELSSVFKNACDAAFGYAMASEAQQLPTTKGTVFGAYNAVTGYYQNVRNFKSDTDKMKSLYLGGKGQARAQKAFDLCTAFAKSGAAALHLN, from the coding sequence ATGGCACATAACCTGAATTTCAACGAACGTACGCAGGAATATTCTTTTTTCAGCGTGAAGCAGCCTGCATGGCACAGCCTTGGGCAGGTAGTGCAGGATTACCCGACCTCCCGCGAGGCGATAGCCTTTGCAGGGTTGGATTACCAAGTGGTAAAAGCCCCGCTTTTTGCCAAGACCGCCGAGGCGGGTGTTGATTTTGCCGTACCCGACCAGTACGCCACCCTGCGCACCGATACCAATGCCGTTTTCGGTGTGGTGGGCAAAGACTACCAAATCGTGCAGAATTCCGATGCCTTCGCTTTCTTCGATGCCATCGTGGGCGGCGGGGACGGCATCCTGTACGAGACCGCAGGGGCTATCGGGCAGGGCGAACGCATCTTCATCACGGCAAAGCTGCCCGGCTATATCCGCGTGGGCAACGGAGACGATGTGACGGAAAAGTACATTTTCCTGACGACCTCGCACGATGGCTCGGGAAGCATTACAGCCGCCTTTACCCCTATCCGTATCGTATGCCAAAACACCCTGAACGCCGCAATGCGCTCGATGTCCAATGTGGTGCGCATACGCCATACCGCAGGGGCAAAAGAACGCTTGGAGCAGGCTCACAGGGTCATGGGCTTGGCGGACACCCTTGGCGTTCAGCTTGAAAATGTATTCAACCAGTGGGCTAAAGTCAGGATTGAGGATAAGGAAGTCAAAAAACTGATACAGTTGGCACTATGCCCCAATACAGAAACCTACAACCTTTTGAAAAAAGGTGCGGAAGCGGAACTCTCAAGCGTATTCAAAAATGCCTGTGATGCCGCTTTCGGTTATGCGATGGCGAGCGAGGCGCAGCAGCTGCCCACCACTAAGGGGACAGTATTCGGGGCATACAATGCCGTGACGGGCTACTACCAAAACGTGCGCAATTTCAAGAGCGACACCGACAAGATGAAATCACTCTACCTCGGCGGCAAGGGGCAGGCACGGGCGCAGAAAGCCTTTGACCTCTGTACCGCGTTTGCCAAAAGCGGGGCGGCTGCCCTGCACCTGAACTGA
- a CDS encoding PRTRC system protein C: MPRLFLMKDKGQEIELADPDSNWSVDAVMQFYANTYPILTTAKVSGPVIDNDAVQYRFEGMMGTKG; this comes from the coding sequence ATGCCGAGGCTGTTCCTGATGAAGGACAAGGGGCAGGAGATTGAACTCGCCGACCCCGACAGCAACTGGAGCGTGGACGCGGTAATGCAGTTCTACGCCAATACCTACCCGATACTCACGACCGCAAAAGTCAGCGGCCCTGTGATTGATAACGATGCGGTGCAGTACCGCTTTGAGGGCATGATGGGAACGAAAGGATAA
- a CDS encoding rhodanese-like domain-containing protein: MAQTAFVERVFDESLAQTSYLIANLQTKEAIVIDPKRDIDTYLEIARKHNFRITKVTETHIHADFLSGTRELVSATGAELLLSGETDSNWAYEFPHSPLKDGDKISMGEIVLTVMHTPGHTPESLTFLLMDQSVSDKPQKAFTGDFVFVGDVGRPDLLEKVAGQIGSQDKGAKSLYASLQRFSKLPDELEIWPGHGAGSFCGKSLSSVPQSTLKIEKATNKAFQFHNDEKGFVKYILDGQPEPPKYFAVMKQWNREPRSLLVEVPKYYELSKEEFSEAQRNGLIIIDTRKKEVVANGYIPGSLHIEGSKSFSTFMGWLLDYEQQYVLIADKDEIEDLTRKLMRIGMDNMYGYITDVNAQGQKLEKFSIAGRDDLLKAVGTKTKVIDVRTSSEFNTGHVKGAENIALASLEDNLAQIKTDKAIIVHCKSGTRAAMAYSILKKYGYKDVRVYLGDIKDITESPQKH; this comes from the coding sequence ATGGCACAGACTGCTTTTGTTGAACGTGTTTTTGACGAAAGCCTTGCACAAACAAGTTATCTGATAGCTAATCTGCAGACTAAGGAAGCTATTGTAATTGATCCTAAGCGTGATATTGATACCTATTTAGAAATAGCCAGAAAGCATAATTTTAGAATTACTAAAGTCACTGAAACCCATATTCATGCGGATTTCCTTAGCGGCACACGTGAACTTGTATCTGCAACCGGAGCTGAATTATTGTTATCCGGAGAAACGGACAGCAATTGGGCCTATGAATTTCCGCATTCACCGCTTAAAGATGGAGACAAGATATCAATGGGAGAAATAGTTCTTACCGTTATGCATACTCCCGGGCATACTCCCGAGAGCCTTACGTTTCTCCTAATGGACCAGTCGGTTTCTGATAAACCGCAAAAAGCCTTTACAGGGGATTTCGTTTTTGTGGGTGATGTAGGCCGTCCTGATCTTCTTGAGAAAGTAGCGGGCCAGATCGGGTCTCAGGATAAAGGCGCTAAATCCTTGTATGCGTCTTTACAGCGCTTTTCTAAATTGCCGGATGAGTTGGAGATTTGGCCGGGACATGGAGCAGGGTCATTTTGCGGAAAGTCTTTAAGCAGTGTTCCGCAATCCACATTAAAAATTGAGAAAGCGACTAACAAAGCTTTCCAATTCCACAACGATGAAAAAGGTTTTGTAAAATATATACTGGATGGCCAGCCAGAGCCACCTAAGTATTTTGCAGTCATGAAGCAATGGAACAGAGAGCCACGCAGCCTTCTGGTGGAAGTTCCTAAGTACTATGAACTTTCGAAAGAAGAATTCAGTGAGGCGCAAAGAAACGGCTTAATCATTATTGATACGCGAAAAAAAGAAGTTGTGGCTAACGGGTATATACCGGGAAGCCTTCATATCGAGGGAAGCAAATCTTTTTCGACATTTATGGGCTGGCTATTGGATTATGAGCAGCAATATGTTCTTATCGCTGATAAAGATGAAATTGAAGACCTGACACGTAAACTAATGCGAATCGGAATGGACAATATGTATGGTTACATAACCGATGTAAATGCGCAAGGTCAAAAATTAGAAAAATTTTCAATCGCCGGGCGTGACGATTTGCTGAAGGCAGTTGGGACCAAAACCAAAGTCATTGATGTCAGGACATCCTCGGAGTTCAACACAGGGCATGTAAAAGGAGCAGAAAATATAGCCCTTGCCTCACTTGAGGACAATCTTGCACAGATTAAAACAGATAAGGCGATAATTGTGCACTGTAAAAGTGGTACGCGCGCAGCAATGGCTTATTCCATACTGAAAAAATATGGTTATAAAGATGTTAGGGTTTATCTGGGTGACATTAAAGATATAACGGAAAGCCCGCAGAAACACTAA
- a CDS encoding PRTRC system ThiF family protein, which yields MKTKAHFIAPELLNPTNPIEVCLIGAGGTGSQVLTGLARMSHSLIALGHAGFQVSLWDDDVVTEANLGRQLFAASELGLPKASALATRCNRFFGTGWKAVCKPFGKADNQRATIYISCVDSATARFGIADVLKGMGSERRYSDVPRYWMDFGNGRENGQVILSTIGDIEQPTSGKFETVGSLPFVTDEFTEMLLQADIDDLPSCSLAEALEKQDLFVNSTLAQMGCSLLWQLFRNCITTQRGLFLNVAGFRAAPLPV from the coding sequence ATGAAAACGAAAGCGCACTTCATAGCCCCCGAACTTTTGAACCCAACCAACCCCATAGAGGTATGCCTTATCGGGGCAGGCGGCACAGGTTCGCAGGTGCTGACGGGCTTGGCACGGATGAGCCACAGCCTTATTGCCCTCGGGCATGCAGGCTTTCAGGTAAGCCTTTGGGACGATGATGTAGTAACCGAAGCCAATCTCGGCAGGCAGCTGTTCGCCGCAAGCGAATTGGGGCTGCCCAAGGCTTCCGCACTGGCAACGCGCTGCAACCGTTTCTTCGGCACGGGATGGAAAGCGGTCTGTAAGCCGTTCGGGAAGGCTGACAACCAACGGGCAACGATTTATATCTCCTGCGTGGACAGCGCGACAGCGCGGTTCGGGATTGCGGACGTTTTGAAAGGAATGGGCAGCGAACGCCGCTACAGTGATGTGCCAAGGTACTGGATGGATTTTGGGAATGGCAGGGAAAACGGTCAGGTCATACTCTCGACCATCGGGGATATAGAACAGCCTACTTCGGGAAAGTTTGAAACGGTGGGCAGCCTGCCATTCGTGACGGATGAATTTACGGAAATGCTATTACAGGCTGACATCGATGACCTGCCGAGTTGCTCGCTTGCCGAGGCTCTTGAAAAGCAGGATTTGTTTGTCAATTCTACATTGGCGCAGATGGGCTGCTCCCTGCTGTGGCAACTGTTCCGCAACTGCATCACCACGCAACGGGGGCTGTTTTTGAATGTTGCAGGCTTCAGGGCAGCACCGCTGCCCGTTTGA
- a CDS encoding aminotransferase class V-fold PLP-dependent enzyme produces the protein MIYLDYNATTPVAPEVLKAMLPYLSQHYGNPSSVHALGEKTKSAIAAARRAVAQSLDAEGAKIIFTATGSEGNNLALKGIAHALRYKGKHIIISAVEHPAISLPAAYLEKEGYDISVIPVDGQGRINPADVTAALRDDTILISVMLANNETGTVQPVKGIATIAHQNGILMHTDAAQAIGKMRVSFQELGVDLMTIVGHKIYAPKGIGALIVKEGVNLESLIHGASHEYGLRAGTENVPYIVALGKACELAADTALAKAGGITALTEKLHNAIKDAYPDAVYNGHVTEKLCNTLNISFPGLDMGRLIEGLQSKIACSTGAACHSGDATPSSVLLQMGKSTEVASTAIRFSLGLYTSEKEIEEAIDHIKTCLGALQNNKNMEEKASTKEHWENIYTTKSLESVSWYQPVPETSLEMITKYAASKDAAIIDMGGGDSFLSDHLLNLGYTDITVLDISEAAIARAKERLGEKADKVKWIVSDAANFLPERKYDIWHDRAAFHFLTAGGDISNYTRSALSGIAPDGMLILGTFSENGPKKCSGIDIRQYSEKSMKAMFQDGFEPIECFASDHRTPFDTVQNFTFCVFRKH, from the coding sequence ATGATATATCTCGATTACAATGCCACGACACCCGTTGCACCTGAAGTGCTGAAAGCCATGCTGCCTTATCTTTCGCAGCATTATGGAAATCCATCGAGTGTCCATGCACTGGGAGAAAAGACCAAATCTGCAATTGCTGCTGCAAGGCGTGCTGTTGCGCAGTCATTGGATGCCGAGGGAGCCAAGATCATATTTACAGCTACCGGTAGCGAGGGCAATAATCTGGCCCTTAAAGGAATCGCCCATGCCCTTCGCTATAAAGGAAAACACATCATAATATCTGCAGTAGAGCACCCGGCAATCTCATTACCTGCCGCATACCTTGAAAAAGAAGGCTACGACATCTCAGTTATTCCGGTTGACGGGCAGGGTAGGATCAACCCGGCTGATGTAACCGCTGCCCTTCGGGATGATACCATATTAATCAGCGTAATGCTGGCTAATAATGAAACCGGAACAGTACAGCCTGTAAAGGGAATCGCTACGATAGCCCACCAAAATGGAATTTTGATGCATACTGATGCAGCGCAGGCGATAGGTAAGATGAGGGTTTCTTTTCAGGAGTTAGGCGTTGACCTGATGACGATTGTGGGACATAAAATATACGCACCTAAAGGCATTGGAGCGCTCATCGTGAAAGAGGGTGTAAACTTGGAGTCTTTAATACATGGTGCGAGCCACGAATACGGATTAAGGGCAGGAACTGAGAATGTTCCTTACATCGTGGCTTTAGGCAAAGCCTGTGAGCTGGCAGCTGATACAGCCTTGGCCAAGGCTGGGGGTATTACCGCCCTTACAGAAAAATTACATAATGCCATTAAGGATGCCTATCCTGATGCGGTCTACAATGGGCATGTTACAGAAAAGCTTTGCAATACGCTTAACATCAGTTTTCCGGGATTAGATATGGGCAGGCTTATTGAAGGATTGCAATCCAAGATCGCCTGTTCTACGGGAGCTGCCTGCCATAGCGGGGATGCGACACCATCTTCGGTATTGCTGCAAATGGGTAAATCAACAGAAGTTGCCTCTACAGCCATCCGTTTCAGTTTGGGACTTTATACCTCCGAAAAGGAAATAGAAGAAGCTATTGATCATATAAAAACGTGTCTTGGTGCACTACAAAACAACAAAAACATGGAAGAAAAAGCCAGTACAAAAGAACATTGGGAAAATATATATACTACAAAATCACTTGAATCGGTAAGCTGGTACCAGCCTGTACCGGAAACCTCACTTGAAATGATCACCAAGTATGCTGCATCAAAAGATGCGGCCATCATTGATATGGGCGGGGGAGACAGCTTCTTATCCGACCACCTGCTAAACCTTGGCTATACCGATATTACGGTACTGGATATTTCTGAGGCAGCCATAGCAAGGGCAAAAGAAAGGCTTGGAGAAAAAGCCGATAAGGTAAAATGGATTGTATCAGATGCTGCTAATTTTCTCCCTGAAAGGAAATACGACATATGGCATGACCGCGCCGCATTCCATTTTTTGACAGCCGGGGGCGACATCAGCAACTACACAAGGTCAGCTTTATCAGGAATCGCACCTGATGGCATGTTGATTCTTGGCACATTTTCAGAGAATGGGCCAAAAAAGTGTAGTGGTATAGATATCAGGCAATATTCCGAAAAGTCAATGAAAGCGATGTTCCAAGACGGTTTCGAGCCAATTGAATGCTTTGCATCAGACCATCGCACCCCATTTGATACAGTGCAGAATTTTACCTTCTGCGTTTTCAGGAAGCACTAA
- a CDS encoding PRTRC system protein E has product MAALKFEGCLNLTLKKEGEQLTVSVLLQNPACGDNAKRHIPPLILKGTPKELGEGFFPNIAEPVQATSQVLVNMEQFLKGQEEAKKQSALEKKKAEKTEKPATQDPKEKKYLEAMAQVDKLEQEGKFKEAWSKVPQPSDYPDRAEALRERRASLSKQFAPDLFGGEQPQNVAPNTQEDDNSTTDAEAVPDEGQGAGD; this is encoded by the coding sequence GTGGCAGCCCTCAAGTTCGAGGGTTGCCTGAACCTGACCCTAAAGAAGGAGGGCGAGCAGCTGACCGTGTCGGTACTGCTGCAAAACCCTGCCTGCGGGGACAATGCCAAAAGGCACATACCCCCGCTTATCCTGAAAGGTACGCCCAAGGAACTGGGCGAAGGCTTCTTTCCCAATATCGCCGAGCCTGTACAGGCTACCTCGCAGGTACTCGTCAATATGGAGCAGTTCCTAAAAGGACAGGAAGAAGCTAAGAAGCAATCCGCACTCGAGAAGAAGAAAGCGGAAAAGACCGAAAAACCTGCCACGCAAGACCCCAAGGAAAAGAAATACCTTGAGGCGATGGCGCAGGTGGACAAACTGGAGCAGGAGGGCAAATTTAAGGAGGCATGGAGCAAAGTGCCGCAACCGTCCGACTATCCCGACCGCGCCGAGGCACTGCGCGAGCGCAGGGCAAGCCTTTCCAAGCAGTTCGCCCCCGACCTGTTCGGCGGGGAACAGCCACAGAACGTAGCACCTAATACCCAAGAAGATGATAACAGCACAACTGATGCCGAGGCTGTTCCTGATGAAGGACAAGGGGCAGGAGATTGA
- a CDS encoding heavy-metal-associated domain-containing protein, whose product MKTIFKTFLIAFTVMLFSTNVSAQEKKIQTATIKTTIYCDHCKVCETCGQLFNQKLLKEPGVQMVVLDEEKMTIKVTYNTKKTDLGKVKTAISKLGYDADDVKADPAGYKNLDGCCKK is encoded by the coding sequence ATGAAAACAATTTTTAAAACATTCCTTATTGCCTTTACGGTAATGCTTTTCTCAACAAATGTTTCTGCACAGGAGAAAAAAATCCAGACCGCCACAATTAAGACGACAATCTATTGCGACCACTGTAAAGTGTGCGAGACCTGCGGCCAGCTTTTCAACCAAAAGCTTTTGAAAGAGCCGGGAGTACAGATGGTAGTCCTGGATGAGGAAAAGATGACCATAAAGGTTACCTACAATACAAAGAAGACGGACCTTGGCAAAGTAAAGACTGCAATCAGCAAGTTAGGCTATGATGCCGATGACGTGAAAGCAGACCCGGCAGGCTACAAAAACCTCGACGGTTGCTGCAAAAAGTAA
- a CDS encoding prokaryotic E2 ligase family D protein codes for METADTLYHPTAALVLFKPEGSDTDLYIEYYDMDVNGVPVNPRPLTVRQAQGLSKALDTSKEVAKAFLKPKGIVPSKVLHFNPAENGSAVWYTKPMCQKLYFSQHLGLPSGKVTLPALVWAANRQQLHIYALKGKGKPRLSTPLFHAPFLNLYHNGNVCMGNVDVRISKAASLEDFMAGWEGYFFGSYFSHLINTHNPIKGDLIALYSQLMKTEEAFPVEELLPVGKNLQQLLR; via the coding sequence ATGGAAACAGCTGACACCCTCTACCACCCCACTGCAGCACTCGTGCTGTTCAAGCCCGAAGGAAGCGATACCGATTTGTATATCGAGTACTATGATATGGACGTAAACGGCGTTCCCGTGAACCCCCGTCCCCTGACGGTGCGGCAGGCGCAGGGGCTGTCAAAAGCCCTTGACACCTCCAAAGAAGTGGCAAAGGCATTCCTCAAGCCAAAGGGCATCGTGCCATCCAAGGTGCTGCACTTTAACCCTGCTGAAAACGGCAGCGCAGTATGGTACACCAAGCCAATGTGCCAAAAGCTGTATTTCTCGCAGCACCTTGGGCTGCCGAGCGGAAAGGTCACCCTGCCTGCCTTGGTGTGGGCAGCAAACAGGCAGCAGCTGCATATCTATGCACTTAAAGGCAAAGGCAAGCCACGGCTCTCCACTCCCCTTTTCCACGCCCCATTCCTAAACCTGTACCATAACGGGAACGTGTGCATGGGCAATGTCGATGTACGGATTTCAAAGGCGGCTTCGCTTGAGGATTTTATGGCGGGATGGGAAGGGTATTTTTTCGGGAGTTATTTCAGCCACCTTATCAACACGCATAATCCCATCAAGGGCGACCTTATCGCCCTTTATAGCCAACTTATGAAAACGGAAGAAGCTTTCCCTGTGGAAGAACTTCTGCCTGTCGGTAAAAACCTTCAACAACTATTGCGATGA
- a CDS encoding arsenic resistance protein — MTKQWLEEQQIYIYIVVLILSGIVGIYWPGSHGLESWIEPVIGILLYSMFCQIPFLELKGALKNRSFFKALLFGNFILVPLLVWGLVTVFSPDSTVAIGIVLVLVTPCIDYVIVFTHMGKGDYKSVLASTPLLFALQMALLPIYMLVFLGRETIEIIELAPFVKSFLYLIVIPFSLSVLTQLAAKSRNRVGGKAS, encoded by the coding sequence ATGACAAAACAGTGGCTTGAAGAGCAACAGATCTATATATATATTGTTGTACTTATCCTAAGCGGCATTGTTGGGATATACTGGCCCGGCAGCCACGGCCTGGAATCTTGGATTGAGCCGGTAATCGGAATCCTGCTTTACAGTATGTTCTGCCAGATCCCTTTCCTTGAGCTGAAGGGTGCGCTGAAAAACCGGTCCTTCTTTAAAGCCCTGCTTTTTGGCAACTTTATACTTGTACCGCTCCTGGTATGGGGGCTCGTCACGGTATTTTCCCCTGACAGCACCGTGGCGATAGGTATTGTTTTGGTATTGGTAACCCCCTGTATCGATTATGTGATAGTATTTACGCACATGGGCAAAGGGGACTACAAATCCGTGCTGGCCTCAACACCCCTTCTTTTTGCCCTGCAGATGGCCTTGCTGCCCATCTATATGCTTGTTTTTCTTGGGAGGGAAACAATAGAGATCATTGAATTGGCCCCTTTCGTTAAATCATTCCTGTATCTTATAGTGATTCCATTTTCGTTATCCGTGCTGACACAGCTGGCTGCGAAATCAAGGAACAGGGTGGGGGGAAAGGCTTCTTGA